One window from the genome of Dermacentor silvarum isolate Dsil-2018 chromosome 5, BIME_Dsil_1.4, whole genome shotgun sequence encodes:
- the LOC119452635 gene encoding phosphoribosyl pyrophosphate synthase-associated protein 1-like: MVDDMVDDVQSFVVAAVVLNERGAYKIYVLATHVLLSSDAPQLIENSPIDEVVVTNTVPHEVQKMQCHKIKTVDISVPVRGHPAHPPQGVHVLPLPKRHARGLSTPGSLVFRW; encoded by the exons GATGACATGGTGGATGACGTGCAGTCCTTCGTGGTGGCTGCCGTAGTGTTGAATGAGCGTGGTGCCTACAAGATCTATGTGCTGGCCACCCACGTACTCCTCTCCAGCGATGCTCCGCAGCTCATCGAAAACTCTCCAATCGATGAG GTGGTGGTGACCAACACGGTTCCGCACGAAGTGCAGAAGATGCAGTGCCACAAGATCAAGACGGTGGACATTAGCGTGCCTGTCCGAGGCCATCCGGCGCATCCACCACAAGGGGTCCATGTCCTACCTCTTCCGAAACGTCACGCTCGAGGACTGAGCACACCTGGGAGTTTGGTTTTCAGATG GTGA